The following nucleotide sequence is from Gemmatimonas sp..
GAGCGCTTCCTGCGCCACAACATCCGTCATCAACGCCAGCGTCTCGCGCTCGATACCCTTGGTCGCAACCGAGAGTACCGCACCCGGCGCGATCGACCCGGCGGAGGACGCAACCACGGCGCGCAGGACGTGTGATGGCGCGGCGTAGACCACCAGACCGGCACCCCGAAGCGCAACTCCCATATCGCTGCTTGCCGTGAGTCCCGGAGCGAGCGCGATGTTCGGAAGGAAGCGCGGATTCTCGTGACGGGCGTTCACCGCCTCGACCACGTCGTGTTCACGGGCCCAGATGGTGACGCGATGACCATTGCGCACGAGACGATCCGCGATCGCCGTGCCCCAGGCACCGCCACCGATCACGGCGCAGGCCAGCGGCGTCTCCATTACGCGCGACCTCCAGCAGAAGACGACGACGAGCTCGTGCCGACGCGACGCTCTTCCCCGCGCCGAAGGCGACCGATGTTCTCGCGATGGGTCCAGAAGACAAATGCACCGACTGCCGCACTCACCAACACCAGCGGCGTGATCTCGCGCTGCTGCAGCAACACCGCCACGGGAAGTACCACGGCGCCGACCAGTGATCCGAGCGAGACATAACGCGTTATCGCCACCGCGATGATGAAACCGACGATGGCGCAGAGCGCAGGAATGGGAGCGAGCGCGATGAAGACGCCACTCGCCGTCGCGACGCCTTTCCCGCCACCTTTGCCCATCAGAAACACCGGACGCACGTGCCCGAGGATGGCCAACAAGCCGAACGCGGCGCCCCACGGCCATCCGGTGGCTCCGCCGATCGCGCCGGGCAGCAGCAGCACAGGCAAGGCGCCCTTGAGACCGTCGACGACGTACACGAGCAGCCCCCACTTCCATCCCAGTGTGCGGA
It contains:
- the plsY gene encoding glycerol-3-phosphate 1-O-acyltransferase PlsY, which codes for MIAQAAALLAAYVIGSFPTAYLVGRANGVDLRTVGSGNLGATNVFRTLGWKWGLLVYVVDGLKGALPVLLLPGAIGGATGWPWGAAFGLLAILGHVRPVFLMGKGGGKGVATASGVFIALAPIPALCAIVGFIIAVAITRYVSLGSLVGAVVLPVAVLLQQREITPLVLVSAAVGAFVFWTHRENIGRLRRGEERRVGTSSSSSSAGGRA